One genomic window of Punica granatum isolate Tunisia-2019 chromosome 1, ASM765513v2, whole genome shotgun sequence includes the following:
- the LOC116192207 gene encoding uncharacterized protein LOC116192207 isoform X1 — protein sequence MCGLFATKMVITTPSVGARSLSGNADPNERWCGGFPASCSACEALQHTHTTINDAAWQRQPPPSTLYPIGSSSPMAVENGKAQAANFPFCTIEPNVGIVAVPDQRLHVLSELSKSQRAVPANIEFVDIAGLVKGASHGEGLGNKFLSHIREVDSILQVVRCFEDNDIVHVNGKVDPKSDIDVINLELIFSDLDQIQKRMEKLKKSKGKDSQSKLKEDAEKSALERIEQALMDGKPARSVTLTDFEKDVIKHLCLLTMKPVIYVANVAESDLAEPENNRHVKEVKNLASELKSGLVTISAQVEAELTELPSEEREEYLKSLGVNDGGLENLIRATYGLLGLRTYFTSGEKETKAWTILVGMTAPQAAGVIHSDFEKGFIRAETVAYDDFVAAGSFAAAREKGLLRSEGKDYIVQEGDVMLFRFNV from the exons ATGTGTGGCCTGTTTGCAACGAAGATGGTGATAACGACCCCGTCGGTTGGCGCCCGATCTCTCTCAGGCAATGCAGACCCGAATGAAAGATGGTGTGGTGGCTTCCCAGCATCCTGCAGTGCCTGTGAGGCATTGCAGCACACCCACACGACCATAAATGATGCGGCATGGCAAAGACAACCCCCTCCATCTACTCTCTATCCGATTGGCTCCTCCTCTCCAATGGCG GTTGAGAATGGAAAGGCTCAAGCTGCCAATTTTCCCTTCTGCACAATAGAGCCGAATGTAGGAATTGTTGCAGTACCCGATCAGCGTCTCCATGTCCTCTCTGAACTCAGTAAGTCTCAGCGAGCTGTTCCTGCCAACATAGAATTTGTGGACATTGCCGGCCTTGTCAAAGGTGCCAGTCACGGGGAA GGGTTGGGTAATAAGTTTTTGTCACATATCAGGGAGGTGGACTCCATACTTCAG GTAGTACGGTGTTTTGAAGATAATGACATTGTTCACGTGAACGGGAAAGTTGATCCAAAATCCGACATTGATGTGATAAACTTGGAGCTTATTTTCTCAGATCTGGACCAG ATTCAGAAGAGAATGGAGAAGCTAAAAAAGAGCAAGGGTAAGGATTCGCAGTCAAAACTCAAG GAGGATGCAGAAAAATCTGCTTTAGAAAGAATTGAGCAGGCACTCATGGATGGGAAACCTGCAAGATCAGTAACATTGACAGATTTTGAGAAGGATGTCATAAAGCATCTGTGCTTGCTTACGATGAAACCGGTTATATATGTGGCAAATGTTGCAGAGTCTGATCTGGCTGAACCTGAGAATAATCGTCATGTGAAAGAGGTCAAGAATCTTGCCTCAGAGTTGAAGTCGGGACTAGTAACAATCTCGGCGCAG GTTGAAGCGGAACTTACTGAACTTCCATCTGAAGAAAGAGAAGAGTATCTAAAATCTCTAGGTGTAAATGATGGTGGCCTTGAAAATCTGATAAGAGCAACATACGGCCTTTTAGGGCTGCGCACTTACTTCACTTCTGGCGAGAAG GAAACAAAAGCATGGACTATATTGGTAG GAATGACTGCCCCTCAAGCTGCTGGAGTTATACACTCGGACTTCGAGAAAGGTTTTATTCGGGCTGAGACG GTGGCTTATGATGATTTTGTTGCTGCTGGATCATTTGCTGCTGCAAGGGAGAAAGGACTT CTTCGATCTGAGGGTAAAGATTACATCGTTCAAGAGGGAGATGTAATGCTGTTCCGGTTCAATGTATGA
- the LOC116192207 gene encoding uncharacterized protein LOC116192207 isoform X2 — MARAAYNHLVPALAAFPVKPCLFSTPSSTSSLRLLPMFRLNRRFSASSKISMSLKAGIVGLPNVGKSTLFNAVVENGKAQAANFPFCTIEPNVGIVAVPDQRLHVLSELSKSQRAVPANIEFVDIAGLVKGASHGEGLGNKFLSHIREVDSILQVVRCFEDNDIVHVNGKVDPKSDIDVINLELIFSDLDQIQKRMEKLKKSKGKDSQSKLKEDAEKSALERIEQALMDGKPARSVTLTDFEKDVIKHLCLLTMKPVIYVANVAESDLAEPENNRHVKEVKNLASELKSGLVTISAQVEAELTELPSEEREEYLKSLGVNDGGLENLIRATYGLLGLRTYFTSGEKETKAWTILVGMTAPQAAGVIHSDFEKGFIRAETVAYDDFVAAGSFAAAREKGLLRSEGKDYIVQEGDVMLFRFNV; from the exons ATGGCGAGGGCCGCGTACAACCACCTCGTCCCCGCTCTGGCAGCATTCCCGGTGAAGCCATGCCTCTTCAGCACTCCCTCGTCCACTAGCAGCCTCCGCTTGCTGCCCATGTTCAGACTCAACCGGAGATTCTCCGCTTCCTCCAAAATCAGCATGAGCTTGAAAGCCGGCATCGTTGGCCTCCCGAACGTCGGAAAGTCCACCCTCTTCAATGCCGTC GTTGAGAATGGAAAGGCTCAAGCTGCCAATTTTCCCTTCTGCACAATAGAGCCGAATGTAGGAATTGTTGCAGTACCCGATCAGCGTCTCCATGTCCTCTCTGAACTCAGTAAGTCTCAGCGAGCTGTTCCTGCCAACATAGAATTTGTGGACATTGCCGGCCTTGTCAAAGGTGCCAGTCACGGGGAA GGGTTGGGTAATAAGTTTTTGTCACATATCAGGGAGGTGGACTCCATACTTCAG GTAGTACGGTGTTTTGAAGATAATGACATTGTTCACGTGAACGGGAAAGTTGATCCAAAATCCGACATTGATGTGATAAACTTGGAGCTTATTTTCTCAGATCTGGACCAG ATTCAGAAGAGAATGGAGAAGCTAAAAAAGAGCAAGGGTAAGGATTCGCAGTCAAAACTCAAG GAGGATGCAGAAAAATCTGCTTTAGAAAGAATTGAGCAGGCACTCATGGATGGGAAACCTGCAAGATCAGTAACATTGACAGATTTTGAGAAGGATGTCATAAAGCATCTGTGCTTGCTTACGATGAAACCGGTTATATATGTGGCAAATGTTGCAGAGTCTGATCTGGCTGAACCTGAGAATAATCGTCATGTGAAAGAGGTCAAGAATCTTGCCTCAGAGTTGAAGTCGGGACTAGTAACAATCTCGGCGCAG GTTGAAGCGGAACTTACTGAACTTCCATCTGAAGAAAGAGAAGAGTATCTAAAATCTCTAGGTGTAAATGATGGTGGCCTTGAAAATCTGATAAGAGCAACATACGGCCTTTTAGGGCTGCGCACTTACTTCACTTCTGGCGAGAAG GAAACAAAAGCATGGACTATATTGGTAG GAATGACTGCCCCTCAAGCTGCTGGAGTTATACACTCGGACTTCGAGAAAGGTTTTATTCGGGCTGAGACG GTGGCTTATGATGATTTTGTTGCTGCTGGATCATTTGCTGCTGCAAGGGAGAAAGGACTT CTTCGATCTGAGGGTAAAGATTACATCGTTCAAGAGGGAGATGTAATGCTGTTCCGGTTCAATGTATGA
- the LOC116192206 gene encoding protein PAT1 homolog isoform X2, with protein sequence MMDGFGGGGSGSDHLTPSGQDHKQFGGGSGGDAVFDASQYEFFGNDVVEEVELGGLEEDEDNILAAGLDDEEFLHNKEEGEVLRSLSDIDDLASTFSKLNKVVSGPRGAGIIGDRGSRESSSAADWAQGDDAYNWYDPNALDSDGTLEGKRWSSQPYSSAQIAEAKHLHRTSSYPEKQQQQQPLSHYSSEPILVPKSSLTSYPFPGGTSPQASPNHHSGHSNNPYLAGGPQMGLSALNLPPFSNSQLQLTTLHHGPHFVGSMPPGLSVNSRPPNQRANQMSLYPGELPGRFNSMLQQQHLPHQNGLMPPQMMVQPQQPPQHRLQHPMQPPFGHLPGLQSQLFNQHHLASSPPLLNKFDAMLGFPDLADQRLKSAQRSSRQNPRFPHQFSDFNGQKNDSGWPRFRSKYMTADEIEGIQRMQLAATHSNDPYVDDYYHQACLSKKSSGAKLRHHFCPTHLRDLPPRARANNEPHAFLQVDALGRISFSSIRRPRPLLEVDNSNSSGSSGNSEPKVSEKPLEQEPMLAARVAIEDGLCLLLDVDDIDRFLQFNQVQDGGVQLRRRRQVLLEGLAASLQLVDPLGKDGHSVGLASKDDLVFLRIVSLPKGRKLLAKYLQLLFPGDELMRVVCMAIFRHLRFLFGGLPSDPGAAETTNNLSRVVSLCVRGMDIGALSACLAAVVCSNEQPPLRPLGSSAGDGASLVLKSVLEKATELLTDPHVASNYTAPNRQLWQASFNEFFGLLTKYCVNKYDSIMQSLLIQSPSGVPVIGADAARAINREMPVELLRASLPHTDERQKKLLMDFAQRSMPVVGSSGHEGNGGHISSESVLS encoded by the exons ATGATGGATGGCTTCGGTGGCGGTGGAAGCGGTAGTGATCACCTCACTCCCAGCGGCCAGGATCACAAGCAATTCGGCGGTGGCTCCGGAG GAGATGCCGTATTTGATGCATCCCAGTATGAATTCTTTGGTAACGATGTCGTTGAAGAAGTTGAGCTGGGGGGactggaagaagatgaggataACATCCTGGCTGCTGGTTTGGATGACGAGGAGTTTTTGCATAACAAAGAAGAG GGCGAGGTTTTGAGGTCCCTTTCTGACATTGATGACCTTGCTAGTACATTTTCAAAG TTGAACAAGGTGGTGAGTGGGCCAAGAGGTGCAGGGATTATTGGTGACAGGGGATCCAGGGAAA gttCTTCTGCTGCTGATTGGGCTCAAGGAGATGATGCCTATAATTGGTACGATCCCAATGCATTGGACTCTGACGGTACTCTTGAAGGGAAACGGTGGTCATCGCAGCCATATTCTTCTGCCCAAATTGCAGAGGCAAAACATCTTCACAGAACGTCATCTTATCCcgagaagcagcagcagcagcaaccgCTTTCACATTATTCAAGTGAGCCAATCTTAGTGCCAAAATCATCGCTTACTTCATATCCTTTCCCTGGAGGCACATCTCCACAGGCTTCTCCGAATCACCATTCAGGCCATTCAAATAATCCTTACCTTGCTGGTGGGCCCCAAATGGGATTATCTGCATTGAACCTGCCTCCCTTCTCAAATTCTCAGCTCCAGTTAACCACCTTACATCATGGACCACATTTTGTGGGTAGCATGCCACCTGGTCTTTCTGTAAATAGTCGTCCCCCAAACCAACGAGCCAACCAAATGAGCTTGTACCCGGGGGAGCTTCCGGGTCGTTTCAATAGTATGCTACAGCAGCAACATCTGCCCCATCAAAATGGACTAATGCCTCCCCAGATGATGGTGCAGCCTCAACAGCCACCACAACATCGTCTGCAGCATCCAATGCAGCCCCCCTTCGGTCATTTACCGGGGCTCCAGTCCCAATTATTTAATCAGCATCATCTTGCTTCATCCCCACCATTATTGAACAAGTTTGACGCTATGCTGGGGTTCCCGGACTTAGCTGACCAAAGGCTGAAATCGGCTCAAAGAAGTAGTAGACAGAACCCGCGGTTTCCCCACCAGTTCTCTGACTTCAATGGCCAGAAGAATGATAGTGGTTGGCCTCGCTTCAGATCCAAGTACATGACAGCTGATGAAATAGAGGGCATCCAAAGGATGCAACTTGCAGCAACACACAGCAATGATCCATACGTAGATGATTATTACCATCAAGCTTGTCTTTCCAAGAAGTCTTCCGGGGCAAAGCTGAGACACCATTTCTGCCCTACCCATCTTAGGGATCTCCCTCCCCGGGCCCGTGCCAATAATGAGCCACATGCTTTCCTCCAGGTTGATGCCCTTGGGAGGATCTCCTTCTCTTCGATTCGGAGGCCCAGGCCTCTTCTTGAAGTCGACAACTCTAATTCATCGGGCAGTTCAGGCAACAGTGAACCCAAAGTTTCTGAGAAGCCCCTTGAGCAAGAGCCAATGCTTGCAGCTAGAGTAGCAATTGAAGATGGCCTGTGTCTCCTCCTAGATGTGGATGACATCGACCggtttcttcaatttaatcaGGTCCAAGATGGTGGGGTCCagttgaggaggaggaggcagGTCCTTCTCGAAGGGCTTGCGGCATCCCTTCAGCTGGTGGACCCCCTAGGCAAAGATGGCCACTCGGTTGGCCTGGCCTCAAAGGATGACCTTGTGTTTCTAAGGATAGTGTCCTTGCCGAAGGGCAGGAAGCTCCTCGCAAAGTACCTTCAACTTCTCTTTCCTGGGGATGAACTCATGAGAGTAGTTTGTATGGCCATTTTCCGCCACTTGAGGTTCCTGTTTGGAGGCCTTCCTTCTGACCCAGGAGCAGCAGAGACAACAAACAATCTCTCTAGGGTTGTCTCTCTTTGTGTCCGAGGAATGGACATCGGAGCGCTCAGCGCATGTCTTGCAGCAGTTGTCTGTTCCAATGAGCAGCCTCCTCTCCGCCCCCTGGGAAGCTCTGCTGGCGATGGAGCGTCCCTTGTGCTAAAGTCAGTCCTCGAGAAGGCGACTGAGCTTTTGACCGATCCTCATGTTGCTAGCAACTATACTGCTCCTAATCGACAACTGTGGCAGGCTTCTTTTAACGAGTTCTTTGGTCTTCTTACCAAGTACTGCGTTAACAAATATGACAGCATAATGCAGTCATTGCTTATTCAGTCGCCTTCTGGTGTGCCTGTTATCGGGGCTGATGCTGCCAGAGCAATTAACCGGGAAATGCCCGTTGAGCTTTTAAGGGCGAGTCTTCCTCACACAGACGAGCGCCAGAAGAAACTCTTGATGGATTTTGCACAGAGGTCGATGCCCGTAGTCGGGTCAAGTGGCCATGAAGGGAATGGGGGCCACATTAGCTCCGAGTCAGTGTTAAGTTGA
- the LOC116192206 gene encoding protein PAT1 homolog isoform X1 gives MMDGFGGGGSGSDHLTPSGQDHKQFGGGSGAGDAVFDASQYEFFGNDVVEEVELGGLEEDEDNILAAGLDDEEFLHNKEEGEVLRSLSDIDDLASTFSKLNKVVSGPRGAGIIGDRGSRESSSAADWAQGDDAYNWYDPNALDSDGTLEGKRWSSQPYSSAQIAEAKHLHRTSSYPEKQQQQQPLSHYSSEPILVPKSSLTSYPFPGGTSPQASPNHHSGHSNNPYLAGGPQMGLSALNLPPFSNSQLQLTTLHHGPHFVGSMPPGLSVNSRPPNQRANQMSLYPGELPGRFNSMLQQQHLPHQNGLMPPQMMVQPQQPPQHRLQHPMQPPFGHLPGLQSQLFNQHHLASSPPLLNKFDAMLGFPDLADQRLKSAQRSSRQNPRFPHQFSDFNGQKNDSGWPRFRSKYMTADEIEGIQRMQLAATHSNDPYVDDYYHQACLSKKSSGAKLRHHFCPTHLRDLPPRARANNEPHAFLQVDALGRISFSSIRRPRPLLEVDNSNSSGSSGNSEPKVSEKPLEQEPMLAARVAIEDGLCLLLDVDDIDRFLQFNQVQDGGVQLRRRRQVLLEGLAASLQLVDPLGKDGHSVGLASKDDLVFLRIVSLPKGRKLLAKYLQLLFPGDELMRVVCMAIFRHLRFLFGGLPSDPGAAETTNNLSRVVSLCVRGMDIGALSACLAAVVCSNEQPPLRPLGSSAGDGASLVLKSVLEKATELLTDPHVASNYTAPNRQLWQASFNEFFGLLTKYCVNKYDSIMQSLLIQSPSGVPVIGADAARAINREMPVELLRASLPHTDERQKKLLMDFAQRSMPVVGSSGHEGNGGHISSESVLS, from the exons ATGATGGATGGCTTCGGTGGCGGTGGAAGCGGTAGTGATCACCTCACTCCCAGCGGCCAGGATCACAAGCAATTCGGCGGTGGCTCCGGAG CAGGAGATGCCGTATTTGATGCATCCCAGTATGAATTCTTTGGTAACGATGTCGTTGAAGAAGTTGAGCTGGGGGGactggaagaagatgaggataACATCCTGGCTGCTGGTTTGGATGACGAGGAGTTTTTGCATAACAAAGAAGAG GGCGAGGTTTTGAGGTCCCTTTCTGACATTGATGACCTTGCTAGTACATTTTCAAAG TTGAACAAGGTGGTGAGTGGGCCAAGAGGTGCAGGGATTATTGGTGACAGGGGATCCAGGGAAA gttCTTCTGCTGCTGATTGGGCTCAAGGAGATGATGCCTATAATTGGTACGATCCCAATGCATTGGACTCTGACGGTACTCTTGAAGGGAAACGGTGGTCATCGCAGCCATATTCTTCTGCCCAAATTGCAGAGGCAAAACATCTTCACAGAACGTCATCTTATCCcgagaagcagcagcagcagcaaccgCTTTCACATTATTCAAGTGAGCCAATCTTAGTGCCAAAATCATCGCTTACTTCATATCCTTTCCCTGGAGGCACATCTCCACAGGCTTCTCCGAATCACCATTCAGGCCATTCAAATAATCCTTACCTTGCTGGTGGGCCCCAAATGGGATTATCTGCATTGAACCTGCCTCCCTTCTCAAATTCTCAGCTCCAGTTAACCACCTTACATCATGGACCACATTTTGTGGGTAGCATGCCACCTGGTCTTTCTGTAAATAGTCGTCCCCCAAACCAACGAGCCAACCAAATGAGCTTGTACCCGGGGGAGCTTCCGGGTCGTTTCAATAGTATGCTACAGCAGCAACATCTGCCCCATCAAAATGGACTAATGCCTCCCCAGATGATGGTGCAGCCTCAACAGCCACCACAACATCGTCTGCAGCATCCAATGCAGCCCCCCTTCGGTCATTTACCGGGGCTCCAGTCCCAATTATTTAATCAGCATCATCTTGCTTCATCCCCACCATTATTGAACAAGTTTGACGCTATGCTGGGGTTCCCGGACTTAGCTGACCAAAGGCTGAAATCGGCTCAAAGAAGTAGTAGACAGAACCCGCGGTTTCCCCACCAGTTCTCTGACTTCAATGGCCAGAAGAATGATAGTGGTTGGCCTCGCTTCAGATCCAAGTACATGACAGCTGATGAAATAGAGGGCATCCAAAGGATGCAACTTGCAGCAACACACAGCAATGATCCATACGTAGATGATTATTACCATCAAGCTTGTCTTTCCAAGAAGTCTTCCGGGGCAAAGCTGAGACACCATTTCTGCCCTACCCATCTTAGGGATCTCCCTCCCCGGGCCCGTGCCAATAATGAGCCACATGCTTTCCTCCAGGTTGATGCCCTTGGGAGGATCTCCTTCTCTTCGATTCGGAGGCCCAGGCCTCTTCTTGAAGTCGACAACTCTAATTCATCGGGCAGTTCAGGCAACAGTGAACCCAAAGTTTCTGAGAAGCCCCTTGAGCAAGAGCCAATGCTTGCAGCTAGAGTAGCAATTGAAGATGGCCTGTGTCTCCTCCTAGATGTGGATGACATCGACCggtttcttcaatttaatcaGGTCCAAGATGGTGGGGTCCagttgaggaggaggaggcagGTCCTTCTCGAAGGGCTTGCGGCATCCCTTCAGCTGGTGGACCCCCTAGGCAAAGATGGCCACTCGGTTGGCCTGGCCTCAAAGGATGACCTTGTGTTTCTAAGGATAGTGTCCTTGCCGAAGGGCAGGAAGCTCCTCGCAAAGTACCTTCAACTTCTCTTTCCTGGGGATGAACTCATGAGAGTAGTTTGTATGGCCATTTTCCGCCACTTGAGGTTCCTGTTTGGAGGCCTTCCTTCTGACCCAGGAGCAGCAGAGACAACAAACAATCTCTCTAGGGTTGTCTCTCTTTGTGTCCGAGGAATGGACATCGGAGCGCTCAGCGCATGTCTTGCAGCAGTTGTCTGTTCCAATGAGCAGCCTCCTCTCCGCCCCCTGGGAAGCTCTGCTGGCGATGGAGCGTCCCTTGTGCTAAAGTCAGTCCTCGAGAAGGCGACTGAGCTTTTGACCGATCCTCATGTTGCTAGCAACTATACTGCTCCTAATCGACAACTGTGGCAGGCTTCTTTTAACGAGTTCTTTGGTCTTCTTACCAAGTACTGCGTTAACAAATATGACAGCATAATGCAGTCATTGCTTATTCAGTCGCCTTCTGGTGTGCCTGTTATCGGGGCTGATGCTGCCAGAGCAATTAACCGGGAAATGCCCGTTGAGCTTTTAAGGGCGAGTCTTCCTCACACAGACGAGCGCCAGAAGAAACTCTTGATGGATTTTGCACAGAGGTCGATGCCCGTAGTCGGGTCAAGTGGCCATGAAGGGAATGGGGGCCACATTAGCTCCGAGTCAGTGTTAAGTTGA